Proteins encoded in a region of the Flammeovirga yaeyamensis genome:
- the nadA gene encoding quinolinate synthase NadA, which produces MLTQELKDRADQLGFIDVTENNPIDLKKEITRLKEEKNAVFLAHYYQDAEIQDLADFVGDSLALAQKAADTDADIILFAGVHFMAETAKIINPEKKVILPDFKAGCSLAEAAPAKEFSEFVKQYPDHTVVTYINSSADVKAYTDITVTSTNALKIINSLPEDEKIIFAPDRNLGKYIMKETGRDMLLWDGACIVHEAFALEKILDLHKENPHAKIIAHPESEMPLLKVASFVGSTAALLKFVQEDDSDAYIVATEAGILHKMREAVPHKNLIPAPSKEDNTCACSECHFMKMNTLEKVYNCLKYEYPEVEVNEDIRVKAIGSIERMFELS; this is translated from the coding sequence ATGCTTACACAAGAGCTTAAAGATAGAGCAGATCAACTAGGATTTATTGATGTTACAGAAAATAACCCTATTGATCTCAAAAAAGAAATTACACGTTTAAAAGAAGAAAAAAACGCTGTTTTTCTAGCCCACTATTATCAAGATGCCGAGATCCAAGATCTTGCAGACTTTGTTGGAGATAGTTTAGCATTAGCACAAAAAGCAGCTGATACCGATGCAGATATTATTTTATTTGCAGGTGTACATTTCATGGCTGAGACAGCTAAAATTATCAATCCCGAGAAAAAAGTTATTCTTCCAGATTTCAAAGCTGGCTGTTCATTAGCGGAAGCAGCTCCAGCAAAAGAATTTTCGGAATTTGTCAAACAATATCCAGATCATACTGTTGTCACTTACATCAACTCTTCTGCTGATGTAAAAGCATATACAGACATTACAGTTACATCTACTAATGCTTTAAAAATCATCAACTCACTTCCTGAAGACGAAAAGATCATATTTGCACCTGATAGAAACTTGGGTAAATATATCATGAAAGAAACAGGTAGAGATATGTTGCTATGGGACGGTGCTTGTATCGTTCATGAAGCATTTGCTTTAGAAAAGATTCTTGATTTACACAAGGAAAATCCTCATGCAAAAATTATTGCTCATCCAGAATCTGAAATGCCACTTCTTAAAGTAGCCTCTTTCGTTGGTTCAACTGCAGCGTTACTAAAATTTGTGCAAGAGGACGATAGCGACGCTTATATTGTTGCTACAGAAGCTGGAATTTTACATAAAATGAGAGAAGCAGTTCCTCATAAAAACTTAATTCCTGCCCCTTCTAAAGAAGACAATACTTGTGCATGTTCTGAATGTCATTTCATGAAAATGAATACATTGGAAAAAGTGTACAATTGTTTGAAATATGAATACCCTGAGGTAGAGGTAAACGAAGACATTCGTGTTAAAGCTATTGGTTCAATAGAAAGAATGTTTGAACTATCATAG